tgaggttcactagtactaccatgttcataatcagtttccccatgatgataccaaattttgtaatttcgtgtaaacccactcaaatattgatgagtccaaacatcccactctttaataacctttctatttttacaattagagcaatgacatcttaacatacctgtttttgcttcccgttgtcggtgaactaaccccatgaattcggttatacctcgttggtattcttccgtaagcaatctcgtgttcggatccaaatgaggtcgatcgatccaagaacgaaaataatttgaagaagacatgttttttatgaatcaaattcgtgtgtaaagagagtaagagagaggatgaagatatggagtgaatgaagaggaagaggggtgcttgtatttatagttgaaatcctgccaacagaccgagaaaattccgacggaattttgacggaaacggctagttcgtcggaatttcctcggaatttttaaaatcccccaacggctctctaacggctataatatatcctcggaattcatcggttttttccgaagaatacatttttcctcggtattccataagaatattccgacggattaatatttcctcggaactccgtcggtatattccgaggaaattccgaggaaaccaaattttgtgtttcctcggaatatcttcggaaattcctcgggatattccgaggatttcattttctttcggaatgtccgtcagaacaccgttgttttcttgtagtgatatgaTATCAAGTTTTCCGATACTTCTAAcgagaaatattatatattctccTGCGTTTAGACTTATATTCACTTATTAGAGAATTTTCAAgagtaattaaaaaataaggtTCTAACTAAGAAAGATAACAAACGCATGCATGAGATTGAGAGACTATGGTGCATGCAAGTGAAATAAGTAGTAATAATCACCGACAAAACGCGCTATTTCTAATACTCATCATTATAAAACGAGTGCAAAAGGCATCATTCTCCATCAATCAATCACTTCTAaactaaaacattttctttcaaTCTCTCTTTGTCACaatcaagaaaaatataaaaatattgatatggAAATGAAGGGGAAATACTTGGTAACGATTATTCTACTGGTTAGTACGTTAAGCGTGGGGATGTGTTCTAATCGTTGGATTAGGGCTCATGCAACGTTTTATGGTGTTAATGATAGCCCTGCTTCACTTGGTAAGAAGTCCATTTTACTGATGcttagttttgttttgtattacaaactttttttctttctaagcAACTTATATGTCGATGAATATGTTCATAGGCGGAGCTTGTGGGTATGACAATCCATACCACGCCGGATTCGGAGCCCATACGGCAGCGCTAAGCGGTGCACTATTCAAAAGCGGCGAGTCATGCGGTGGGTGTTACCAAGTGAGGTGCGACTATCGTGCGGATCCTAAGTGGTGTCTCCGAGGAGCCGCCGTTACGGTGACGGCTACAAACTTTTGTCCGTCGAACAATAACGGAGGTTGGTGCAATCTTCCTCGTCACCATTTTGACATGTCCATGCCCGCTTTCTTCCGCATCGCCCGTCGCGGCAACGAAGGCATCGTCCCCGTCTTCTACCGCCGGTAACATAATATGTTCTATTTGttctaaaaaaacatattatattccATTTCTCATTGAATTTTGTTAAATGGTGTTCGATAAGCTATAGAGTTGTTTATATCTAATATAAGTATCTACATAatactcatatatttttaaaatatcgcAAACccaaataaactaaatatcCCCTAGCTAACCCAtctcattaaaattattttttttatagaaaaaaacatGTGTAAGTAATTCAGTCACATACAAATATAGCATCATTCAAATCCTCTTACTAAATTTGTAGTGTGTCACATTCTGTAGGGTGGGATGCAGAAGAAGAGGAGGTGTAAGGTTCACGATGAGAGGTCAAGGTACTTTCAATATGGTAATACTCTCAAACGTTGGCGGCAGCGGCGCGGTGAAAGCCGTTGCGGTGAGAGGCTCAAGGGGAAAGATTTGGCATCAGATGACTCGTAACTGGGGTGCCAACTGGCAAAGCTCCGGCGACCTTCGGGGACAGAGGCTCTCCTTTAGAGTTACTCTCCTTGACCGCAAAACGATGacgtttttaaatattgttcCTTCTTCTTGGTGGTTCGGTCAAACCTTCTCTTCTCGAGGCCAATTTCACTGAGTACAACTCTTGATACAATTACGAAGTCTTGCTTACTCTTTCATCTTTGGGAAGCTAATTTTCAACTCTTTGCTTATTTATGAACTTtgtcctttgttttttttttgggggggggggggggggggggcattgttcctttgattttatttatttactaataaaaattccatatttaattatttttattgaagTGGTTTCTCATTTATGTATGAGCATTACTTGATGGTCTATGAGAATTCTGATGAATCTTTATTAATGGAAGTaacctttttaatttatttttttgtcacaacATTTCTAATTAGTTTCGAATATTGTTACAGAAGTCAACTATTTACAATTAGATAGCTTAACCAAAACAATTAAGAGcaagtaaatataatatgatCAAGAAATCCACATGTTACTTATTGTCACTTGTCAGTACAGTCTACCGTAACTGGAAACAACTCTTTTGCTATAAAAAGAtagatagaaataaaaatattatacagagGTGAATAAATATACAATTGTTAGAAATAGTGATTAGTCATTAAAAGACACATGTCTTTGTCTTGATAGGTAAGTCATCCTTGTCGGATCAACACTTATCTTACATATGTATCATAGGTGTTGTCTTGAGTCAGTTTATGACTCGTATATATATAGCTTGTGCTGTAACACAAGAAGAAATAATAATGAGATAACTCTCTTCTCACTTACATCTCTCTCTCGTTGTCTTCAGCTCACACCaaacatatacataaataattataataatagatttaaATATACACATATACATAGGTATATGTCTCTTAAGCTAATATTCAACACGTTTTCAGCACGAAGTTCTGACCAACTGAGGTTTATCAATCCGAAAGTTCTTAAACCAGTCgaggtaatgtttaaatttatgtgtttcaatatacttaatttatttaaattttattattgttccgGAGTGAGAGGCTAAACCTTCTCCGTTTATTTTCGGGATGATAGGTGTTGTCTTTCCCGACTGATCGTTATGGTAAGCTATGCCTTCACGATCAGAGAAACACGTGGTAGGCGTTGCCCccgtgaataaaaaaaaaaaggtcaaaaatggaagactaagtctcctcggatcttgaaataagtaaaagtcaaaatggtagaCTATGTCTCCTCAGACTTTGgaaaatgatcaatatggtagtcTAAGACTCCTCATATCATGTGGTAGACTAAGCCTCCAAGTTTATTTACGCTCtttaaatttctgcaatttaaaTTTATGCCTTTAGTTTCTGCATTTAAATTATGCATTTCAATTTAcgtctttatatattattattctatgaatTTTGTTATCATATCAAATTTGACAAAGCTAAAATAAATGCCCTTGATATTACGGAAAATAATTATAAGACTTGGGCAGTGAGTGCAAAGATGCACCTGAAAGAAAATGAGCTTTTAGAAATCATCGATATAAACTATATCGGATGAGAAAAAGATAGAGCCATGATATTTACACCAATTCAATGATGGTTTATAAGATGATGTGTATCATGAGAAAATATCTAAAAGATCTTTGATAAATAAATCCTTGAAAGAAAGATTCACTAAATAGTCGGAGTTGATATAAATCCTCCgtgaaaactgaaaaaaatgaaatcatgatACCAAACCATCAAGTC
The window above is part of the Brassica napus cultivar Da-Ae chromosome C3, Da-Ae, whole genome shotgun sequence genome. Proteins encoded here:
- the LOC106385797 gene encoding expansin-A12 → MEMKGKYLVTIILLVSTLSVGMCSNRWIRAHATFYGVNDSPASLGGACGYDNPYHAGFGAHTAALSGALFKSGESCGGCYQVRCDYRADPKWCLRGAAVTVTATNFCPSNNNGGWCNLPRHHFDMSMPAFFRIARRGNEGIVPVFYRRVGCRRRGGVRFTMRGQGTFNMVILSNVGGSGAVKAVAVRGSRGKIWHQMTRNWGANWQSSGDLRGQRLSFRVTLLDRKTMTFLNIVPSSWWFGQTFSSRGQFH